A stretch of the Kroppenstedtia eburnea genome encodes the following:
- the purC gene encoding phosphoribosylaminoimidazolesuccinocarboxamide synthase — protein sequence MSREELLYEGKAKKIFSTEDPDQVRVEYKDDATAFNGEKQGQIPGKGELNNRISAFFFEYLGRKGIPHHFLGTLSPREQLVKHVTILPVEVVVRNRAAGSLASRLGLEEGRVFTRPVVEFYLKDDELGDPLINEDHIALLQLATGEQVTGMRETALRVNEHLSALMAEKGIILVDFKLEFGVNGGGELLLADEISPDTCRFWDRETDEKLDKDRFRRDLGHVEEAYREIWHRLGGEAHV from the coding sequence ATGAGCCGGGAAGAGCTTCTCTACGAGGGAAAAGCCAAAAAGATCTTTTCCACGGAAGATCCGGATCAGGTCCGGGTGGAATACAAAGATGACGCCACCGCCTTTAACGGGGAAAAGCAGGGACAAATCCCGGGGAAAGGAGAGCTGAACAACCGGATCAGCGCCTTTTTCTTTGAGTATCTGGGACGCAAGGGCATCCCCCATCATTTCCTGGGCACCCTGTCTCCCAGGGAACAGTTGGTGAAACATGTCACGATTTTGCCGGTGGAAGTGGTGGTTCGCAACCGGGCCGCGGGCTCCCTCGCCTCCCGTCTGGGATTGGAGGAGGGAAGGGTGTTTACCCGGCCGGTGGTGGAGTTTTACCTGAAGGATGATGAGCTGGGAGATCCCCTGATCAATGAAGACCATATCGCTTTGCTCCAACTGGCAACCGGAGAACAGGTGACCGGCATGCGGGAGACCGCGCTCAGGGTGAATGAGCATCTGTCGGCGCTGATGGCTGAGAAAGGGATCATATTGGTGGATTTCAAGCTGGAATTCGGAGTGAACGGTGGCGGGGAACTCCTCCTCGCCGATGAGATCTCCCCGGACACCTGCCGCTTCTGGGACCGGGAAACCGATGAAAAGCTGGACAAAGACCGGTTCCGACGGGATCTGGGTCATGTGGAAGAGGCCTATCGCGAAATTTGGCACCGTTTGGGAGGGGAAGCCCATGTATAA
- the purS gene encoding phosphoribosylformylglycinamidine synthase subunit PurS produces the protein MYKAIITVRLKPSVLDPQGTAVKGSLHSLGYSDVEEVRIGKTMELWLNTADRVEAGKRVDAMCRQLLANPVIEDYEYRLEEGS, from the coding sequence ATGTATAAAGCAATCATCACGGTTCGTCTGAAACCCAGTGTGTTGGATCCCCAAGGGACTGCCGTCAAGGGATCCCTACATTCTCTCGGCTACTCCGACGTGGAAGAAGTCCGGATCGGCAAAACGATGGAGCTTTGGCTGAACACCGCAGACAGGGTGGAAGCGGGAAAGCGGGTGGATGCCATGTGCCGGCAGCTGTTGGCCAACCCGGTGATTGAGGATTACGAGTATCGACTGGAGGAGGGGTCGTAA
- the purQ gene encoding phosphoribosylformylglycinamidine synthase subunit PurQ has translation MRFAVPVFPGSNCDVDCAKAVRETLDRPVDLVWHTERNLEAYDAIILPGGFSYGDYLRTGALARFSPVMESVAEAAEKGKLILGICNGFQVLLEAGLLPGAMRVNDHLQFRCAIQSLRVENHQLPFTRLYEAGEEIHFPIAHGEGNYYCDPETLKELEEQGRIVFRYSGENPNGSVAGIAGVANPQGNVLGLMPHPERAIHDWMGSADGVRLFRSMLQTWEGMYGAA, from the coding sequence ATGCGATTCGCCGTTCCGGTTTTTCCCGGCTCCAACTGTGATGTGGACTGCGCCAAAGCTGTGCGGGAGACCCTGGATCGTCCGGTGGACCTCGTCTGGCACACCGAACGCAACCTGGAAGCTTATGATGCGATCATACTGCCTGGTGGATTCTCCTATGGAGATTACTTGCGCACGGGTGCACTGGCCCGCTTCTCCCCTGTAATGGAATCCGTGGCGGAAGCGGCGGAAAAGGGGAAGCTGATCCTTGGAATCTGCAACGGTTTCCAGGTGCTCCTGGAAGCGGGGCTGCTCCCCGGTGCCATGCGGGTGAACGACCATCTCCAGTTCCGCTGTGCGATCCAATCGCTGCGGGTGGAGAATCATCAGCTTCCCTTCACCCGTCTGTATGAAGCGGGGGAGGAGATTCATTTTCCCATCGCCCACGGGGAAGGAAACTACTACTGTGATCCGGAGACTCTGAAGGAGTTGGAGGAACAGGGGCGAATCGTTTTCCGCTATTCCGGGGAAAACCCCAACGGTTCCGTGGCCGGCATCGCCGGGGTGGCCAACCCGCAGGGAAATGTGCTGGGACTGATGCCCCATCCGGAACGGGCCATCCATGATTGGATGGGATCTGCCGACGGGGTCCGCCTGTTTCGATCCATGCTTCAAACCTGGGAGGGGATGTATGGTGCAGCCTGA
- the purL gene encoding phosphoribosylformylglycinamidine synthase subunit PurL: MVQPEQRVMESVVERAAESEPTPVDIRDQQLYLEMGLVPDEYQLIIDHLGRLPNWTELGIYSVMWSEHCSYKNSKPLLRRFPVEGPRVLQGPGEGAGALDIGDGQAVVFKIESHNHPTAVEPFQGAATGVGGIIRDVFSMGARPVALLNSLRFGKLSNPRVRYLFEQAVAGIAHYGNVVGIPTVGGEVDFDDSYEGNPLVNAMCVGVLSHDELQKGIATGTGNPVIYVGASTGRDGIHGATFASEELGEDAEEKRPSVQAGDPFMEKLLLEACLELVKKGILIGIQDMGAAGLTSSSTEMAAKGGAGMVLNLDDVPQRETGMTPYEMMLSESQERMLLVVEKGKEDEVREVLDKWGLASAVVGRVTDDGRYRVRHRGRLVVDIPVNTLVDDAPVVHRKGKEPAYYRQFADLRPEDTLSGVNPQEALKKVLSSPNVASKEWVYRQYDHMVRTSTAVRPGSDAAVIMMEGLDKALAISTDGNGRYVYLDPAKGGAITVAEAARNVVCSGAEPLGVTDGLNFGSPEKPEVFWQLEGAVDGMSEACRVLETPVVGGNVSLYNESKGTIHPTPVVGMVGLVHSRSHITTQEFKQEGDAVFLLGETLPELGGSELQLVMEGNISGRPPQIDLEKEKQLHRVILAAIGKGWVSSAHDCSTGGLATTLAESCFGRSLGAVIRMETPLDPTVCLFSESQSRVVLSVPGEYADALMELAADHGVVCTRIGTVGGDSLTVAINGKHVIDAPVQQLKTDWEGAIPWAMNPSSTN; the protein is encoded by the coding sequence ATGGTGCAGCCTGAACAAAGAGTGATGGAATCCGTGGTGGAGCGGGCGGCGGAATCGGAACCGACCCCGGTGGACATCCGGGATCAGCAGCTTTACCTGGAGATGGGATTGGTCCCGGATGAGTATCAACTTATCATCGATCATCTCGGACGGTTGCCCAACTGGACGGAGTTGGGGATTTACAGTGTGATGTGGTCGGAACATTGCAGTTACAAAAACTCCAAGCCCCTTTTGCGCCGGTTCCCGGTGGAGGGACCCAGAGTCTTGCAAGGGCCCGGGGAAGGGGCTGGAGCCCTGGATATCGGGGATGGCCAGGCGGTGGTCTTTAAGATTGAGAGCCATAACCACCCGACAGCGGTGGAGCCCTTCCAGGGAGCGGCCACCGGTGTCGGGGGCATCATCCGGGATGTCTTTTCCATGGGAGCGCGGCCGGTGGCTCTGCTCAACTCTCTTCGCTTCGGGAAGCTGTCCAACCCCCGGGTCCGCTATCTCTTTGAGCAGGCGGTGGCCGGGATCGCCCATTATGGAAACGTGGTCGGAATCCCCACCGTCGGCGGGGAAGTGGACTTTGATGACAGCTATGAAGGAAATCCCCTGGTCAATGCCATGTGCGTCGGGGTACTTTCCCATGATGAGCTGCAAAAAGGGATCGCCACGGGAACCGGGAATCCGGTGATCTATGTGGGAGCCAGCACCGGGCGCGACGGGATCCACGGGGCCACCTTCGCCTCCGAAGAATTGGGTGAAGATGCCGAGGAGAAACGTCCCTCCGTGCAGGCGGGAGATCCCTTTATGGAAAAACTGCTGCTGGAAGCCTGCCTGGAGTTGGTTAAAAAAGGAATCCTGATCGGGATTCAGGATATGGGAGCCGCCGGGCTCACCAGCTCCAGCACGGAGATGGCCGCCAAAGGCGGTGCGGGCATGGTGCTGAATCTGGATGATGTTCCGCAGCGGGAAACGGGGATGACCCCCTACGAAATGATGCTGTCCGAATCCCAGGAACGGATGTTGCTGGTGGTGGAGAAGGGCAAAGAGGATGAGGTGCGGGAAGTCCTGGACAAATGGGGGCTGGCATCGGCGGTTGTGGGAAGGGTGACCGATGATGGCCGTTATCGGGTCCGGCACCGTGGGCGGCTGGTGGTGGACATTCCCGTCAACACCTTGGTGGATGACGCTCCGGTGGTGCACCGGAAAGGGAAAGAGCCCGCCTATTACCGCCAATTCGCCGATCTGCGCCCGGAAGATACCCTGTCCGGAGTGAATCCCCAGGAAGCCTTGAAAAAGGTTCTCTCTTCTCCCAACGTGGCCAGCAAGGAATGGGTGTACCGGCAGTACGATCATATGGTCCGCACCAGCACGGCAGTGCGGCCGGGCTCCGATGCAGCAGTGATCATGATGGAGGGCTTGGACAAGGCTTTGGCCATCTCCACCGATGGGAACGGCCGCTATGTCTATCTCGACCCTGCAAAGGGCGGGGCGATCACCGTGGCGGAAGCGGCCCGCAATGTGGTCTGCTCCGGAGCCGAACCCCTCGGGGTCACCGATGGTCTCAACTTCGGAAGTCCGGAAAAGCCGGAGGTTTTCTGGCAACTGGAGGGAGCCGTCGACGGCATGAGCGAGGCCTGCCGGGTGCTGGAGACACCGGTTGTTGGCGGAAATGTCAGTCTGTATAACGAATCCAAGGGAACGATTCATCCCACGCCCGTAGTGGGGATGGTGGGACTGGTTCACAGTCGCAGTCATATCACCACCCAGGAGTTCAAACAGGAAGGAGATGCCGTCTTCCTGCTGGGAGAGACTCTTCCGGAGCTGGGCGGCAGCGAGCTTCAGCTGGTGATGGAAGGGAATATCTCCGGACGTCCGCCGCAGATCGATCTGGAGAAGGAGAAGCAACTGCACCGGGTGATCCTGGCCGCCATCGGGAAAGGCTGGGTTTCCTCAGCTCATGACTGCTCCACAGGCGGGCTGGCGACAACCCTCGCCGAATCCTGTTTTGGCAGGAGTCTCGGAGCTGTGATCCGGATGGAGACTCCCTTGGATCCCACGGTCTGCCTGTTCAGTGAATCCCAATCCAGAGTGGTGTTGAGCGTGCCCGGGGAATATGCGGACGCACTGATGGAACTGGCGGCCGATCATGGAGTGGTTTGCACCCGGATCGGGACGGTCGGGGGAGACTCTCTCACCGTGGCCATCAACGGAAAGCATGTGATCGACGCACCGGTGCAACAGCTGAAAACCGACTGGGAAGGGGCGATCCCGTGGGCGATGAATCCGTCTTCGACGAACTGA
- the purF gene encoding amidophosphoribosyltransferase: protein MGDESVFDELKEECGVFGIIGHPDAARLTYYGLHALQHRGQESAGMVATGGTGFRYHRSMGLVHEVFNGEILKGLVGDTAIGHVRYSTSGESLLTNAQPLVFHHGAVGQLALATNGNLINADRLKKELESRGAVFHTTSDTEVIAHLIVQSGASCLEEAVIEALNQLVGAYALLILTNDQLLVAQDPHGLRPLSMGMLGDSYVFSSETCAFDVIGAEPLRTVEPGELLILDLKGKEELRSLPFAEPAPRAVCSFEYIYFARPDSDIDGINVHAARKRLGGELYREAPVEADVVTGVPDSSTSAAIGFAEAAGIPYELGLIKNRYVARTFIQPSQHLREQGVKMKLSAVRKVVEGKRVVIIDDSLVRGTTSRRIVRMLKEAGAREVHVRISSPPVRHSCFYGIDTSDRTQLIAAQHSVEEIREIIGADSLSFLSEEGLIRAVGRTPEQGNCGHCLACFNGKYPTAIEEELPQVAEGKSR, encoded by the coding sequence GTGGGCGATGAATCCGTCTTCGACGAACTGAAAGAGGAGTGCGGCGTCTTTGGCATCATCGGTCATCCCGATGCCGCCCGGCTGACTTACTACGGTCTTCATGCCTTGCAGCATCGGGGGCAGGAGAGCGCCGGAATGGTGGCCACCGGAGGAACGGGTTTTCGTTACCACCGCAGTATGGGGCTGGTCCACGAAGTGTTCAACGGGGAGATCCTCAAAGGGTTGGTCGGGGATACCGCCATCGGTCATGTGCGATACTCCACCTCGGGAGAGAGCCTGTTGACCAATGCCCAGCCCCTGGTTTTCCATCATGGGGCTGTCGGTCAGTTGGCCCTGGCCACCAACGGCAATCTGATCAATGCCGATCGGCTGAAAAAGGAATTGGAGAGCCGCGGGGCGGTGTTCCACACCACCTCCGACACCGAAGTGATCGCTCACCTGATTGTCCAGTCCGGAGCGTCCTGTCTGGAGGAGGCAGTGATAGAGGCCCTCAACCAACTGGTGGGCGCCTACGCGCTTTTGATCCTGACCAACGATCAGCTGCTTGTCGCCCAGGACCCCCACGGATTGCGTCCATTGTCCATGGGCATGTTGGGAGATTCTTATGTCTTTTCTTCCGAGACTTGTGCCTTTGATGTGATCGGGGCGGAGCCTCTGCGCACCGTTGAACCGGGGGAGCTTTTGATCCTGGATCTGAAAGGGAAAGAGGAACTCCGCTCCCTCCCTTTTGCGGAGCCGGCGCCCCGTGCGGTCTGTTCCTTTGAGTATATCTATTTTGCCCGGCCGGACAGTGATATCGACGGCATCAACGTGCATGCGGCCCGTAAGCGGCTCGGGGGGGAGCTGTATCGGGAGGCACCGGTGGAAGCCGATGTCGTCACCGGTGTGCCGGATTCCAGCACATCGGCGGCGATCGGATTTGCGGAGGCGGCGGGGATCCCCTATGAACTGGGGCTGATCAAAAACCGCTATGTCGCACGTACCTTTATCCAGCCCAGTCAGCACCTGCGGGAGCAGGGAGTCAAGATGAAACTGTCCGCGGTGCGCAAGGTGGTGGAGGGAAAGCGGGTCGTAATCATCGACGACTCCCTCGTCCGGGGCACCACCAGCCGCCGCATCGTCAGGATGCTGAAGGAGGCGGGGGCGAGGGAAGTCCATGTCCGGATCAGCTCCCCGCCGGTCCGTCACTCCTGTTTCTACGGAATTGACACCTCGGATCGAACGCAGTTGATCGCCGCCCAACACAGTGTCGAAGAGATTCGGGAGATCATCGGGGCCGACAGCCTCTCCTTTCTGAGCGAAGAAGGATTGATCCGGGCTGTGGGGCGAACCCCGGAACAGGGAAACTGCGGCCATTGTCTCGCCTGTTTCAACGGAAAATATCCGACGGCAATCGAGGAAGAGTTGCCGCAGGTTGCGGAGGGGAAGAGCCGATGA
- the purM gene encoding phosphoribosylformylglycinamidine cyclo-ligase — MSEAYRQAGVDIDAGNEAVERIKGHVERTRRPEVLGGLGGFGGLFRLSGYRKPVLVAATDGVGTKLKLAFAMDRHDTIGMDCVAMCVNDLVVQGAEPLFFLDYLATGKLLPDQAEAVVKGIADGCEQAGCALIGGETAEMPGMYPAGEYDVAGFAVGAVEQDHLLTGENIRPGDLVLGLASDGLHSNGFSLARKILLPDGPQRLGEQVPWGGSTWGDALLAPTRIYVRAFRALMEDCEVKGGAHITGGGLTENVPRMLPSGCGVRLDRGSWPQPEIFRALAREGGLSEEDLYRTFNMGIGMVLFVPEDQAEQALRTVAEAGERAYVIGEVIPGSGVTWSGRDSA; from the coding sequence ATGAGTGAAGCATACCGACAGGCGGGGGTCGACATCGACGCCGGCAATGAAGCGGTGGAGCGCATCAAAGGACACGTCGAACGGACCCGACGTCCGGAAGTCCTCGGAGGTCTGGGAGGCTTCGGAGGACTTTTCCGGTTGTCCGGTTACCGGAAGCCTGTGTTGGTGGCGGCCACCGACGGGGTCGGAACCAAATTGAAACTGGCCTTTGCCATGGATCGCCACGACACGATCGGGATGGACTGCGTCGCCATGTGTGTCAACGATCTGGTCGTCCAAGGGGCGGAGCCGCTCTTCTTTCTCGATTACCTGGCCACAGGCAAGCTGTTGCCCGATCAGGCGGAAGCTGTGGTCAAAGGAATCGCCGATGGATGTGAGCAGGCGGGCTGTGCCCTCATCGGCGGCGAGACGGCGGAGATGCCGGGCATGTATCCCGCCGGGGAATACGATGTGGCCGGTTTCGCCGTCGGCGCTGTGGAACAGGATCATCTGTTGACAGGGGAGAACATCCGACCCGGGGATCTCGTGCTGGGTCTGGCTTCCGACGGTTTGCACAGCAACGGCTTCTCCCTGGCCAGAAAGATTTTGCTCCCGGATGGGCCCCAGCGTCTCGGAGAACAGGTGCCCTGGGGGGGGAGCACCTGGGGGGATGCGCTGCTGGCACCCACCCGCATCTATGTGCGCGCCTTCCGGGCCTTGATGGAAGACTGCGAGGTGAAAGGGGGCGCCCATATCACCGGGGGAGGTCTGACGGAAAACGTGCCCCGCATGCTCCCTTCAGGCTGTGGGGTCCGCCTCGACCGGGGATCCTGGCCGCAGCCGGAGATCTTCCGGGCCCTGGCGCGGGAGGGGGGCTTGTCTGAGGAGGATCTGTACCGCACCTTCAACATGGGAATCGGGATGGTCCTCTTCGTTCCCGAAGATCAGGCGGAGCAGGCTCTGCGAACCGTTGCGGAAGCGGGGGAGCGGGCTTATGTGATCGGAGAGGTGATCCCAGGCAGCGGGGTGACGTGGAGCGGGAGGGATTCGGCGTGA
- the purN gene encoding phosphoribosylglycinamide formyltransferase, translating to MSIAVFASGDGSNFEMLVEKSRRQGWPQSITLLITDRPGARVLERAKRLEVAAVAFRPPDYETKAAYEEAILSVLREHGIQRILLAGYMRIVGPVLLGAYRWRILNIHPSLLPAFQGKDAPEQALDYGVRWTGVTVHWVDEGIDTGPIIDQKPVLVEPGETVESLRRKIQFVEHNLYPAVVRKWLTGEILPPGGSE from the coding sequence GTGAGTATCGCAGTCTTTGCATCCGGGGACGGCAGCAATTTTGAAATGCTGGTGGAAAAATCACGACGACAGGGTTGGCCCCAATCGATCACGCTCCTGATTACGGACCGGCCCGGGGCCCGGGTTCTGGAACGGGCGAAGCGGCTGGAAGTGGCTGCTGTGGCCTTCCGCCCCCCAGATTACGAAACCAAAGCGGCCTATGAAGAAGCCATCCTCTCCGTGTTGCGGGAACATGGGATCCAACGGATCCTGCTGGCCGGCTATATGCGTATCGTGGGCCCGGTTTTGCTGGGAGCCTACCGTTGGCGTATCCTGAACATCCATCCCTCTCTGCTTCCGGCATTCCAGGGGAAAGACGCCCCGGAGCAAGCCTTGGACTACGGGGTGCGTTGGACCGGAGTCACGGTGCACTGGGTGGATGAGGGAATCGACACCGGGCCGATCATCGATCAAAAGCCGGTGTTGGTGGAACCGGGGGAGACAGTGGAATCCTTGCGCAGGAAGATTCAGTTTGTCGAACACAACTTATATCCTGCGGTGGTCCGCAAATGGTTGACAGGGGAGATTCTTCCGCCCGGGGGGAGCGAGTAA
- the purH gene encoding bifunctional phosphoribosylaminoimidazolecarboxamide formyltransferase/IMP cyclohydrolase: MKLQRLKRRTSSLKSIRRALISVSDKTGIVDLAKKLSELGVEIVSTGGTRQKLVDAGVPVIGVSEVTGFPEILDGRVKTLHPRIHAGLLAVRDLENHARQLREQNIEPFDLVVVNLYPFQQTISKPGVTREEAIENIDIGGPSMVRAAAKNHRDVTVVVDPADYALVLAEINRGGVQVSTRERLAAKAFRHTAAYDALIASYLTGQTGETHPEKWTITFEKAQELRYGENPHQSAAFYREPLPGSGTVATAEQLHGKELSYNNINDANAALEMVSEFDQPAVVAVKHMNPCGVGVGENLAQAYRKAYESDPVSIFGGIIALNRRVDRETAQSLKEIFLEIILAPDFEQEAVALLKEKKNLRLLRVGDLSKGVQGEIRVSSVGGGALAQAGDVKSVSREECTVATRREPSEAEWEQLLFAWKVVKHVKSNAIVLARDFSTVGVGAGQMNRVGAARIAIAQAGERGKGSVLASDAFFPMKDTVESAAAAGVTAIIQPGGSIRDQESIDEADRHGISMVFTHTRHFKH, encoded by the coding sequence ATGAAATTACAACGCCTGAAAAGGAGGACGTCAAGCTTGAAATCGATCCGACGGGCATTGATCAGCGTATCGGACAAGACCGGAATCGTGGACCTGGCGAAAAAACTGTCTGAACTGGGCGTGGAAATCGTCTCCACCGGAGGTACCCGGCAAAAGTTGGTGGATGCGGGAGTCCCCGTCATCGGCGTGTCGGAAGTGACCGGTTTTCCGGAGATACTGGACGGCAGGGTGAAAACCTTGCATCCCCGGATCCATGCGGGGTTACTGGCTGTGCGGGATCTGGAAAACCATGCCCGGCAGCTGAGGGAACAAAACATCGAACCCTTCGATCTGGTGGTGGTCAACCTCTATCCCTTCCAACAGACGATCAGCAAACCGGGGGTGACCCGGGAGGAGGCCATTGAGAACATCGATATCGGTGGTCCGTCCATGGTGCGGGCGGCCGCGAAGAACCATCGCGATGTCACGGTGGTGGTGGATCCGGCGGATTACGCCCTGGTACTGGCAGAGATCAACCGGGGCGGAGTGCAGGTGTCCACCCGGGAGAGGTTGGCGGCCAAGGCGTTTCGCCACACTGCGGCCTATGATGCCCTGATCGCCTCTTACCTGACCGGGCAAACCGGGGAGACCCATCCGGAGAAGTGGACGATCACCTTTGAAAAGGCCCAGGAGCTTCGTTACGGGGAGAATCCCCACCAGTCGGCGGCTTTCTATCGGGAGCCGCTGCCCGGGAGCGGGACGGTGGCCACAGCGGAACAGCTCCATGGAAAGGAACTTTCCTACAACAACATCAACGATGCCAATGCCGCTCTGGAGATGGTGTCCGAATTTGACCAGCCTGCCGTTGTCGCGGTGAAACATATGAACCCCTGCGGCGTGGGCGTGGGAGAGAACCTGGCCCAAGCATACCGGAAAGCCTATGAATCGGATCCGGTCTCCATCTTTGGCGGCATCATCGCCCTCAACCGAAGGGTGGATCGGGAGACGGCGCAAAGTCTGAAGGAGATCTTTCTGGAGATCATCCTGGCTCCCGATTTTGAACAAGAAGCGGTCGCACTCTTGAAGGAGAAGAAAAACCTCCGCCTGCTTCGGGTGGGTGATTTGTCCAAGGGAGTGCAGGGTGAGATCCGTGTGAGCAGCGTGGGAGGGGGGGCGTTGGCACAGGCCGGGGATGTCAAATCCGTCTCCCGGGAGGAGTGCACCGTGGCCACCCGTCGTGAGCCCTCTGAAGCGGAGTGGGAACAGCTCCTGTTCGCCTGGAAAGTGGTGAAACACGTGAAATCCAACGCAATTGTACTGGCCCGGGATTTCTCCACCGTCGGAGTGGGGGCGGGCCAGATGAACCGGGTGGGAGCCGCCCGTATCGCCATCGCACAGGCCGGAGAACGGGGAAAAGGGTCGGTCCTCGCCTCCGATGCATTCTTTCCGATGAAGGACACCGTGGAATCGGCGGCGGCGGCGGGAGTGACGGCGATCATCCAGCCCGGTGGTTCCATCCGGGATCAGGAGTCCATCGATGAGGCGGATCGTCACGGAATCTCCATGGTCTTCACCCATACCCGACACTTCAAGCATTGA
- the purD gene encoding phosphoribosylamine--glycine ligase, with translation MRVLVIGGGGREHALLWKLMQSPRVTKVYCTPGNGGMGAHAVTPPISSTDVESLVRFARENQIDLTVVGPEASLMAGVVDAFEREGLAVFGPRKSAARVEGSKRFAKELMEKYGVPTGRYRAFTDPEAAIRYIREQGAPIVVKADGLAAGKGVIVARTLDEAEKAVEDLMRSRTFGKAGEEIVVEEYLEGEEISLMAFVDGETVRPMVPAQDHKPVFDGDRGPNTGGMGAYSPVPQISEERIRQIVQEILEPMARGMEQEGLRYRGVLYAGLMMTDAGPKVIEFNARFGDPETQVVLPRLDSDLAEILSAVTEGRLQEISIRWKPESSLCVVMASEGYPGDVVKGKKIRGVPAATGETMVFHAGTSREEGALITAGGRVLGVTALGADLQSAREAAYRSVESIEFEGAHYRKDIGARGVKARQT, from the coding sequence GTGCGTGTATTGGTGATCGGCGGTGGGGGGCGGGAGCATGCCCTCCTTTGGAAATTGATGCAGAGTCCCCGGGTGACAAAAGTTTATTGCACTCCCGGTAACGGTGGCATGGGGGCACATGCTGTCACTCCCCCCATCTCCTCCACCGATGTGGAATCCCTGGTCCGTTTTGCCCGGGAAAATCAGATCGACCTGACTGTGGTCGGTCCCGAAGCATCCTTGATGGCGGGGGTGGTGGATGCTTTTGAAAGAGAGGGACTGGCGGTGTTCGGCCCGCGGAAAAGCGCGGCCCGGGTGGAAGGGAGCAAGCGCTTTGCCAAAGAATTGATGGAAAAGTACGGTGTGCCCACCGGGAGATACCGCGCTTTCACAGATCCGGAGGCGGCCATCCGTTATATCCGGGAGCAAGGGGCGCCCATCGTGGTGAAAGCCGACGGCTTGGCCGCGGGCAAGGGAGTGATCGTGGCCCGAACCTTGGATGAGGCGGAAAAAGCGGTGGAAGATCTGATGAGATCCCGTACTTTTGGCAAAGCAGGGGAAGAGATCGTGGTCGAGGAGTATCTGGAGGGGGAGGAAATCTCCCTGATGGCCTTCGTCGACGGTGAAACCGTCCGTCCGATGGTCCCGGCCCAAGACCATAAGCCGGTATTCGATGGGGACCGGGGACCCAACACCGGGGGAATGGGGGCCTACAGCCCGGTGCCTCAGATTTCGGAGGAGAGGATCCGGCAGATCGTGCAGGAGATTCTGGAACCGATGGCCCGGGGGATGGAGCAGGAAGGACTTCGCTATCGGGGTGTCCTGTATGCCGGTCTGATGATGACCGATGCGGGTCCCAAGGTGATCGAGTTTAATGCCCGGTTCGGAGATCCCGAGACCCAGGTGGTACTTCCCCGTTTGGACAGCGACCTGGCGGAGATTTTGTCAGCCGTCACAGAAGGGCGACTGCAGGAAATATCGATCCGGTGGAAGCCGGAGTCCTCCCTCTGTGTCGTGATGGCTTCTGAAGGTTATCCCGGGGATGTTGTGAAGGGAAAGAAGATTCGGGGGGTTCCCGCCGCCACCGGGGAGACGATGGTGTTTCATGCAGGGACATCCCGGGAAGAGGGTGCTCTGATTACAGCGGGAGGAAGGGTCCTGGGTGTAACCGCCTTGGGCGCAGATTTGCAGTCGGCGAGGGAAGCAGCGTACCGGAGTGTGGAATCCATCGAATTTGAGGGGGCTCACTATCGGAAGGATATCGGCGCACGTGGAGTGAAAGCCCGTCAAACCTGA